The Altererythrobacter sp. CAU 1644 genome has a window encoding:
- a CDS encoding LOG family protein, giving the protein MDKKHSDRDLTDRKFYAASQEAAFHDAGPHETPQTQHPAYRLAFRDTDFMLRDELRPVRFQLELLKPEMLLDEARVGSTLVVYGSARIPSPEEAEARLEASKNDSEYDQLVAKNLAAKAKYYEEAYKLAKLASEKSIVEDGKRQFVVCSGGGPSIMEAANRGASDAGAESIGLNIILPHEQAPNAYVTPYLSLNFHYFALRKMHFLLRARAVAVFPGGFGTFDEFFELLTLIQTGKMKPIPILLFGKDFWSRVVNFEAIAEEGTISKRDLELFRWCETAEDAWCHIAEFYDLDC; this is encoded by the coding sequence ATGGATAAGAAGCATTCGGATCGCGATCTGACCGATCGCAAGTTTTACGCCGCCAGCCAGGAAGCCGCCTTTCACGACGCTGGACCGCACGAAACTCCCCAGACGCAGCACCCGGCCTATCGTCTGGCCTTCCGCGACACCGATTTCATGCTGCGCGACGAGCTGCGCCCGGTGCGATTCCAGCTAGAACTGCTCAAGCCCGAGATGCTGCTCGATGAAGCGCGCGTGGGCTCGACGCTCGTGGTGTATGGATCGGCGCGCATTCCTTCGCCCGAAGAGGCTGAGGCGAGGCTCGAAGCATCGAAGAATGACAGCGAGTACGACCAACTCGTCGCAAAGAACCTCGCCGCCAAGGCGAAGTATTACGAGGAAGCCTACAAGCTGGCCAAGCTGGCGAGCGAGAAATCAATCGTCGAGGACGGCAAGCGCCAGTTCGTCGTTTGCTCGGGCGGCGGCCCTTCGATCATGGAAGCGGCCAATCGGGGCGCATCGGATGCCGGGGCGGAGTCGATCGGCCTCAATATAATCCTGCCGCACGAACAGGCTCCCAATGCCTATGTCACGCCCTATCTCTCGCTCAATTTCCACTACTTCGCGCTACGCAAGATGCATTTCCTGTTACGCGCACGTGCAGTGGCGGTATTTCCGGGCGGGTTCGGAACCTTCGACGAGTTCTTCGAGCTACTGACGCTGATCCAGACCGGCAAGATGAAGCCGATCCCTATCCTGCTGTTCGGCAAGGATTTCTGGAGCCGGGTCGTCAATTTCGAGGCGATTGCGGAGGAAGGGACTATTTCGAAGCGCGATCTCGAATTGTTCCGCTGGTGTGAAACGGCCGAGGATGCCTGGTGTCACATCGCCGAATTCTACGACCTCGATTGCTGA
- the thiD gene encoding bifunctional hydroxymethylpyrimidine kinase/phosphomethylpyrimidine kinase, with product MTKAPPRILSIAGSDSSGGAGIQADIKTITMLGGYAMTAITAATAQNSIGVQAIAPMSGEFVATQIASCVGDIGVDAIKIGMLHDSEIVSNVALALEKIDPAVPVVLDPVMIATSGAALIAPDTVAMLRDMLFGRATIITPNLPELEHLAGRNLRTVELMREAALEMAEKHGCYVLAKGGHTEDNRVIDTLLGPNGERAVAFDHARIDTPHTHGTGCTLSSAIATMLGHGQPMEHAVRLARQFVYRAIELAPGFGEGNGPLGHQAVRKL from the coding sequence GTGACCAAAGCGCCGCCCCGCATTCTCTCGATCGCCGGCTCCGACAGTTCGGGCGGTGCCGGGATCCAGGCCGATATCAAGACCATCACCATGCTGGGTGGTTACGCGATGACAGCGATCACGGCCGCCACCGCACAGAACAGCATCGGGGTGCAGGCAATCGCGCCGATGTCAGGCGAATTCGTCGCGACGCAGATCGCCTCCTGCGTCGGGGATATCGGTGTCGATGCGATCAAGATCGGAATGCTCCACGACAGTGAGATCGTGAGCAACGTCGCGCTTGCCCTGGAGAAGATCGATCCTGCCGTTCCCGTCGTGCTCGATCCGGTCATGATCGCCACCTCGGGCGCCGCGCTGATCGCTCCCGATACCGTGGCGATGCTGCGCGACATGCTGTTTGGGCGCGCTACCATCATTACCCCCAATCTGCCCGAACTCGAGCACCTTGCCGGCCGCAATTTGCGCACGGTCGAATTGATGCGCGAAGCCGCGCTGGAAATGGCCGAAAAGCACGGCTGCTACGTCCTCGCGAAGGGCGGCCATACCGAGGATAACCGGGTGATCGACACGCTCCTGGGCCCTAATGGTGAGCGCGCGGTCGCTTTCGACCATGCTCGGATCGACACCCCCCATACTCACGGAACCGGCTGCACCCTGTCGAGTGCCATCGCCACCATGCTCGGTCACGGGCAACCGATGGAGCACGCGGTGCGATTGGCCCGGCAATTCGTCTATCGCGCGATCGAACTTGCACCCGGTTTTGGCGAGGGCAACGGGCCGCTCGGCCATCAAGCCGTCAGGAAGCTGTGA
- a CDS encoding DUF1272 domain-containing protein, producing MLEMRPDCERCGTDLPAETPGAFICSFECTFCVTCAEELDDVCPNCGGELMDRPTRAKKLHEKYPPSTERKFQG from the coding sequence ATGCTTGAAATGCGCCCCGACTGCGAGCGTTGCGGAACCGATCTCCCTGCGGAGACGCCTGGCGCCTTCATTTGCAGCTTCGAATGCACCTTCTGCGTCACCTGCGCCGAAGAGCTCGATGATGTGTGCCCCAATTGCGGCGGTGAATTGATGGACCGTCCGACCCGGGCGAAGAAGCTGCATGAGAAATATCCGCCTTCGACCGAGCGGAAATTCCAGGGGTGA
- the glmM gene encoding phosphoglucosamine mutase gives MVRKFFGTDGIRGRTNQDVMTAAMAMRVGQAAGAHFVRGDHRHRVVIGKDTRLSGYMMESALVAGFTSVGMDVIMTGPLPTPAIALLTREMRADLGVMISASHNPYEDNGIKLFGPDGFKLSDEDELAIEALLEQEPRLADATRIGRARRIDDARGRYIHAVKQSVSDDTRFDDLKVVVDCANGAAYQVAPSAIWELGAEVVTIGVTPNGTNINDKVGSTSIEALQAKVVEEGAHIGIALDGDADRLIVVDEKGQKVDGDQLMALIATRMAEKGSLRGGGVVATVMSNLGLERYLQSQGLTLERTKVGDRYVLERMKEGGFNLGGEQSGHMILLDHATTGDGTVASMRVLASLVRSGQPASEMLHLFDPVPQLLKNVRYSGGKPLEDGNVQRVIADAEAELEGKGRLVIRPSGTEPVIRVMAEGDDEAQVKAVVDRICKAVEEAA, from the coding sequence ATGGTACGCAAGTTTTTCGGCACCGACGGAATTAGGGGCCGCACCAATCAGGATGTGATGACCGCCGCGATGGCCATGCGTGTGGGGCAGGCGGCTGGCGCGCATTTTGTTCGCGGCGACCACCGCCACCGCGTCGTGATCGGCAAGGATACACGACTCTCGGGTTACATGATGGAGAGCGCGCTGGTGGCCGGATTTACCAGCGTCGGCATGGACGTGATCATGACCGGTCCGCTGCCCACGCCCGCTATCGCACTCCTCACCCGCGAAATGCGCGCCGACCTGGGCGTGATGATCTCCGCCAGCCACAATCCCTATGAGGACAACGGGATCAAGCTGTTCGGACCCGACGGCTTCAAGCTGTCGGATGAAGACGAACTGGCTATCGAGGCGCTGCTCGAACAGGAACCGCGTCTGGCCGACGCAACCAGGATCGGTCGGGCTCGCCGCATTGACGATGCCCGCGGCCGCTACATCCACGCAGTCAAGCAGTCGGTATCGGATGACACCCGATTCGACGATCTCAAGGTGGTGGTCGACTGCGCGAACGGCGCCGCCTACCAAGTGGCCCCTTCCGCGATCTGGGAGCTTGGTGCCGAAGTGGTGACGATCGGCGTCACCCCCAACGGCACCAACATCAACGACAAGGTCGGTTCCACTTCGATCGAGGCGCTACAGGCCAAGGTCGTCGAGGAAGGCGCTCATATCGGGATTGCACTCGATGGGGATGCCGATCGCCTGATCGTCGTCGATGAGAAGGGCCAGAAGGTCGATGGCGACCAATTGATGGCGCTGATCGCTACCCGCATGGCGGAAAAGGGTTCGCTGCGTGGCGGCGGAGTGGTCGCCACGGTGATGTCGAACCTAGGGCTCGAACGCTATCTGCAGAGCCAGGGGCTGACGCTCGAACGCACCAAGGTTGGCGACCGTTACGTTTTGGAGCGCATGAAGGAAGGCGGCTTCAACCTCGGCGGCGAGCAGTCGGGGCACATGATCCTGCTCGATCATGCGACGACCGGCGACGGTACGGTTGCCTCAATGCGCGTACTCGCCAGCCTGGTTCGCTCGGGCCAGCCGGCAAGCGAAATGCTCCACCTGTTCGATCCGGTCCCGCAACTGCTCAAGAATGTCCGCTACTCCGGCGGAAAGCCGCTCGAGGACGGCAATGTCCAGCGCGTCATCGCCGATGCGGAAGCTGAACTGGAAGGCAAGGGTCGGCTCGTTATCCGCCCGTCGGGCACCGAACCGGTCATACGCGTAATGGCCGAAGGGGACGACGAGGCGCAGGTCAAAGCGGTGGTCGACCGCATTTGCAAGGCAGTGGAGGAGGCAGCCTGA
- a CDS encoding dicarboxylate/amino acid:cation symporter, which produces MTSQPAERFELVTIRLPVVWTFLGLVAGLALGALLGQTAFIDRILVVSEPIGTLWLRALQMTIIPLVASLLVLGIAQMVGAARAGAAARRFVTLVFIILIASGLTTAVLMPLLLEVFPIPTSAVGFLSEVPEGEQQLPGLGDFVTSLVASNVIAAAADTAMLPLTIFFAVLAIAITRLPEGQRASLLGLFHALGNAMLIIIGWVLWVAPIGVFALALGVAARSGGGAFAALAHYILVVSAMGLVVLFGAYLVAFFVGRKSPLAFAQAMIPAQAVALSTQSSLASLPAMLDSSNRLGLRQSTSEFVLPLAVAVFRATSPAMNMAVAVYVAHLAGVTLNPMLLAAGIAVAFIISIGSVSLPGSISFVISVGPIALAMGVPIEPLALLVAVEMLPDIMRTLGNVTMNVAVASAVDRVGPAD; this is translated from the coding sequence TTGACAAGTCAGCCTGCAGAGCGTTTCGAACTGGTCACCATCCGCCTGCCGGTGGTGTGGACATTCCTCGGCCTCGTGGCGGGGTTGGCGCTCGGTGCTTTGCTGGGACAGACCGCATTCATCGATCGGATCCTGGTGGTGTCAGAGCCGATCGGGACGCTGTGGCTGCGTGCGCTCCAGATGACGATCATTCCGCTGGTCGCCAGCCTGCTCGTGCTCGGTATCGCCCAGATGGTGGGTGCGGCGCGGGCAGGCGCGGCGGCGCGGCGGTTTGTCACCCTGGTGTTCATTATCCTCATCGCGAGCGGGTTGACGACCGCGGTCCTCATGCCGCTGCTGCTCGAAGTCTTTCCGATCCCCACATCTGCAGTAGGGTTCCTTTCCGAAGTGCCCGAGGGCGAACAGCAATTGCCGGGCCTTGGCGATTTCGTGACCTCGCTCGTGGCCTCCAATGTGATCGCGGCGGCGGCGGACACGGCGATGCTACCGCTGACGATCTTCTTCGCCGTCCTGGCAATCGCAATCACGCGGCTGCCGGAGGGGCAGCGTGCGAGTCTGCTCGGCCTGTTCCACGCGCTCGGCAATGCAATGCTCATCATCATCGGCTGGGTGTTGTGGGTGGCGCCGATCGGCGTTTTCGCGCTTGCCCTTGGGGTGGCTGCTCGCAGCGGAGGCGGCGCATTCGCCGCATTGGCCCACTACATCCTGGTGGTTTCCGCGATGGGCCTGGTCGTCCTGTTCGGCGCCTATCTGGTGGCGTTCTTCGTCGGCAGGAAATCGCCATTGGCATTCGCGCAGGCCATGATTCCGGCCCAGGCCGTCGCGCTTTCGACCCAGAGCTCGTTGGCGAGCTTGCCGGCCATGCTCGACAGCTCGAATCGTCTCGGGCTGCGGCAGAGCACGTCGGAATTCGTGTTACCGCTGGCTGTGGCGGTGTTCCGGGCAACCAGTCCGGCAATGAACATGGCGGTAGCCGTCTATGTCGCGCATCTTGCAGGCGTGACACTCAACCCGATGCTGCTCGCAGCAGGGATCGCGGTCGCCTTCATCATCTCGATCGGTTCGGTCAGCCTGCCGGGCTCGATCAGCTTCGTGATCTCGGTGGGGCCGATTGCGCTGGCGATGGGCGTTCCCATCGAACCCCTCGCGCTGCTGGTTGCGGTCGAGATGTTGCCCGACATCATGCGCACGCTGGGCAATGTCACGATGAACGTGGCGGTGGCGAGCGCCGTTGATCGTGTGGGCCCCGCAGACTAG
- a CDS encoding superoxide dismutase has product MAFELMPLPYSDDALDPAVSAETLSFHHGKHHQAYIDKTNAAVDGDQSLEEVIAGARGSNQGLFNNSAQSWNHGFYWHSMAADGGSPSDELKAMIDDAFGSLDELKQQLKDRGAGHFASGWVWLAEKDGKLSIEETHDGDTLADSDFNPLLTIDVWEHAYYLDHQNKRPAYLEAVIDHKLNWKFASENLARGTTWEYPC; this is encoded by the coding sequence ATGGCTTTCGAACTGATGCCTCTCCCCTATTCCGACGATGCGCTCGATCCGGCGGTTTCGGCGGAAACCCTCTCGTTTCATCATGGCAAGCACCACCAGGCCTATATCGACAAGACCAATGCGGCGGTGGACGGCGACCAATCGCTGGAAGAGGTTATCGCGGGTGCGCGAGGTTCGAACCAGGGGCTATTCAACAACTCGGCGCAGAGCTGGAATCACGGATTCTATTGGCACTCCATGGCCGCAGACGGCGGCTCGCCTTCGGACGAACTCAAGGCGATGATCGACGACGCTTTCGGCTCGTTGGATGAATTGAAGCAGCAACTGAAGGATCGTGGCGCGGGCCACTTCGCCAGTGGCTGGGTCTGGCTGGCCGAAAAGGACGGCAAGCTTTCGATCGAGGAAACCCACGATGGCGACACGCTGGCCGACAGCGACTTCAACCCGCTGCTGACGATCGATGTATGGGAGCACGCCTATTACCTCGACCACCAGAACAAGCGCCCCGCCTACCTCGAAGCGGTGATCGATCACAAGCTCAACTGGAAGTTCGCATCAGAGAACCTCGCGCGCGGAACCACCTGGGAATATCCGTGCTGA
- a CDS encoding AI-2E family transporter: MTSEKRSSQQQLQPGSVGGSKRMAFAEQELRLISVLVMLIGIGLFLALPFVLSIGSVVFLPLVTALILTILLSPLADRLARLGLPNVLASLGSLIVFLAIVLLALGLVLQPATALFEQLPRMMATIGERFAELRDRFAWLGAANRELSEIIGPTEGREVVLASPSMLEQLAIATPTVLIETLLTILMTFFMIEARVRLRRHLLLDRANIGSSVKAARVMREVQDRVAAYILTVAWINAGVGIIVATGAWLMGVEAPLMWGGLAAILNFVPYIGPLAMTALLALFGIGTAETLFIGLLPAIAYVGLHTVESNIVTPSILGARFTMNPVLILIALSYFSWVWGVFGALLSVPILLTLTAFFDHVGKPNLIGFIFGEPLFKTDLLGLGSEDQERSRQGAE, encoded by the coding sequence ATGACGAGCGAAAAGCGATCCTCACAGCAGCAGTTGCAGCCCGGATCGGTCGGCGGCAGCAAGCGCATGGCCTTTGCCGAGCAGGAACTGCGGCTGATCTCGGTTCTGGTCATGCTTATCGGCATTGGCCTGTTCCTCGCGCTACCCTTCGTCCTGTCGATCGGGTCGGTCGTTTTCCTGCCGCTCGTCACCGCGCTCATCCTGACGATCCTTCTGTCCCCGCTTGCCGATCGCCTCGCGCGGCTCGGGCTGCCGAATGTCTTGGCCTCCCTCGGTTCCCTGATTGTGTTTCTCGCGATCGTCCTGCTCGCGCTCGGGCTGGTGCTCCAGCCTGCGACCGCACTTTTCGAGCAGCTTCCGCGGATGATGGCGACGATCGGGGAGAGATTTGCCGAATTGCGCGACCGGTTCGCCTGGCTCGGTGCAGCCAACCGCGAACTGTCGGAGATCATTGGCCCTACCGAAGGGCGGGAAGTCGTCCTTGCGAGCCCCAGCATGCTCGAACAGCTCGCCATCGCCACACCGACTGTACTGATCGAGACGCTGCTGACGATCCTGATGACCTTCTTCATGATCGAGGCGCGCGTCCGCCTGCGGCGTCACCTGCTGCTCGATCGCGCCAATATCGGATCTTCGGTGAAGGCGGCGCGGGTGATGCGCGAGGTTCAGGACCGTGTCGCCGCCTATATTCTGACGGTTGCCTGGATCAACGCCGGGGTCGGCATTATCGTTGCCACTGGAGCTTGGTTGATGGGGGTCGAGGCCCCGCTCATGTGGGGAGGCCTTGCGGCGATTCTCAATTTCGTGCCCTACATCGGCCCCCTGGCGATGACGGCCTTGCTGGCCCTGTTCGGCATCGGAACGGCGGAAACGCTATTCATCGGGCTGCTGCCCGCAATCGCCTACGTCGGCCTGCATACCGTCGAATCGAACATCGTCACACCTTCAATCCTGGGCGCGCGTTTCACGATGAATCCCGTCCTGATCCTCATCGCCCTGAGCTATTTCTCGTGGGTGTGGGGGGTGTTCGGCGCCCTGCTTTCGGTGCCGATCCTGCTGACCCTGACCGCATTCTTCGACCATGTCGGCAAGCCGAACCTGATCGGGTTCATTTTTGGTGAGCCGTTATTCAAGACCGACTTACTGGGGCTTGGTAGCGAAGATCAGGAGCGTTCGCGCCAGGGCGCGGAATAG
- a CDS encoding sigma-70 family RNA polymerase sigma factor translates to MAKSKRTAEELADFKRELTEVVPHLRAFARGLCGRPDMADDLVQETMLKAWAAQERFEPGTSMRAWTFVILRNAYLTDMRRNRFRGEYDEGVAERILTAPAGQEEPIHLSDMHRALLTLPPERREALLLVGAGGFSYEEAAEICGCAIGTIKSRVGRARAALTSMLEDGDIPQRSIDDARAHRAILEELDEVAAGNGVAAAKD, encoded by the coding sequence ATGGCAAAAAGCAAAAGAACGGCCGAAGAATTGGCCGATTTCAAGCGGGAATTGACCGAGGTGGTCCCCCACCTTCGCGCCTTTGCGCGTGGGCTTTGCGGGCGACCCGACATGGCCGACGACCTCGTCCAGGAAACCATGCTCAAGGCGTGGGCGGCACAGGAACGGTTCGAGCCCGGTACGTCGATGCGCGCTTGGACCTTCGTCATCCTGCGCAACGCCTATCTCACCGACATGCGGCGCAATCGCTTCCGCGGTGAATATGACGAAGGCGTTGCCGAGCGAATTCTGACAGCGCCCGCCGGGCAGGAGGAGCCGATCCATCTGTCCGATATGCATCGCGCCCTGCTGACTCTTCCGCCGGAACGGCGCGAAGCACTCCTGCTGGTCGGGGCCGGCGGCTTTTCCTATGAGGAAGCGGCAGAGATTTGCGGCTGCGCCATCGGTACGATCAAGAGCAGAGTCGGCCGTGCGCGTGCCGCGCTGACGTCGATGCTTGAGGATGGCGACATCCCGCAGCGCTCGATCGACGATGCGCGGGCGCACCGGGCGATCCTCGAGGAGCTTGACGAGGTTGCGGCAGGCAATGGTGTCGCAGCCGCCAAGGACTGA
- a CDS encoding NepR family anti-sigma factor, with protein sequence MAGNSRGRRKEARHARGIQTSMTSEKPKAGNTPNKQANNATRSQDKTPGWADGLRKLYDSVVDEPIPDSFKDLLSKLDESGSSGSSQGDGA encoded by the coding sequence ATGGCGGGCAATTCCCGGGGACGCAGGAAAGAGGCACGACATGCGAGGGGCATCCAGACAAGCATGACTTCCGAGAAACCCAAAGCGGGAAATACTCCAAACAAGCAGGCCAATAACGCTACCCGATCGCAGGATAAGACACCTGGCTGGGCGGACGGCCTTCGCAAACTTTACGATTCTGTCGTTGACGAACCAATACCGGATAGTTTCAAAGACTTACTTTCCAAGTTGGACGAGTCGGGATCGAGCGGCAGCAGCCAAGGCGACGGGGCCTGA
- a CDS encoding CHASE domain-containing protein, giving the protein MAERGSAANGRGRTTRWLIGYPRAIPVGIFIAIAAITSLSVFAIERGERQREDSLMRATAQAVVSGLERRGNTSSSYLRAGAALFTTVDDVNLSLFRRFVSELRLDSDYRGADGIGWAEAISAAEITAYEQRIGSEMPTRITVTTRSKGAPEVLVPVTYLEPDTARNRRALGFDMYSESMRRAAMDEAVRMVRPTASGKVVLLQEGGEDAPGFLVYMPVFDRDFADLDLKGFIYSPFNAQQFLEDSIETDTLGGRGVRFFDGEANSQNLLAELEPENRTGLIVRQEVEIANRPMLVEIESNKVDMLSSLSMATLLFGLAVASLLMLVSRLLAQQAKEDERAIEFFREQNSIRDSLARELNHRVKNTLANVLSIVSLTRRRTDDVGEFADGLAERVRALSATHALLTQSEWGVTPVRAIIEEELAPYVDDPETALVLDGPDVGLAPNDALTLGMAIHELATNAAKYGALSTPEGRVNVEWYLVNEGLMQLEWSESGGPAVSELREPGFGTELIEKIVAHELKHPVELVFAETGVRCVLRIPVRVRGEFQIRELPPRTGH; this is encoded by the coding sequence ATGGCTGAACGGGGCAGTGCGGCAAATGGTCGCGGGCGCACGACGCGCTGGCTGATCGGATACCCGCGCGCCATCCCAGTCGGAATATTCATTGCCATTGCTGCCATTACCAGCCTGAGTGTCTTTGCGATCGAACGCGGAGAACGCCAACGCGAAGACTCCCTGATGCGCGCGACCGCGCAGGCGGTTGTATCCGGCCTCGAACGTCGCGGTAATACCAGCTCGTCCTACCTGCGCGCGGGCGCTGCGCTGTTCACGACGGTGGACGATGTAAACCTCTCCTTGTTCCGTCGATTTGTGAGCGAACTCCGCCTCGACTCCGACTATCGCGGTGCCGACGGGATCGGCTGGGCGGAAGCGATCAGTGCCGCGGAAATCACTGCCTACGAGCAGCGCATAGGGAGCGAGATGCCCACGCGGATAACGGTGACGACGCGCAGCAAGGGTGCGCCCGAGGTCCTTGTCCCCGTTACCTATCTCGAACCCGATACCGCCCGCAATCGGCGTGCCCTTGGATTCGACATGTACTCGGAAAGTATGCGTCGCGCTGCGATGGACGAGGCGGTCCGGATGGTGCGGCCGACTGCATCAGGCAAAGTCGTACTGCTGCAGGAGGGTGGCGAGGACGCTCCCGGCTTCCTCGTCTACATGCCGGTATTCGATCGCGACTTTGCGGATCTCGACTTGAAGGGGTTCATCTACAGCCCTTTCAATGCCCAGCAGTTCCTGGAGGATTCGATCGAAACCGATACTCTCGGCGGACGCGGCGTGCGCTTTTTCGATGGAGAAGCGAATTCGCAAAACCTTCTGGCGGAGCTCGAGCCCGAGAATCGCACCGGCTTGATCGTGCGCCAGGAAGTCGAGATCGCCAATCGGCCCATGCTGGTCGAGATCGAATCGAACAAGGTCGACATGCTCTCGTCGCTCTCGATGGCGACGCTGCTGTTCGGATTGGCTGTCGCCAGCCTGCTGATGCTGGTCTCGCGGTTGCTGGCGCAGCAGGCCAAGGAGGACGAGAGGGCCATCGAGTTCTTCCGTGAGCAGAACTCGATCCGCGACTCGCTGGCGCGTGAACTCAATCATCGGGTCAAGAACACGCTAGCAAACGTGCTCTCGATCGTTTCCCTGACCCGTCGTCGTACGGACGATGTCGGCGAATTCGCCGATGGCCTGGCCGAGCGCGTGAGAGCGCTTTCGGCCACCCATGCATTGCTGACGCAATCGGAATGGGGCGTCACCCCGGTTCGTGCGATCATCGAAGAGGAACTGGCCCCTTATGTCGATGATCCCGAGACAGCGCTGGTGCTCGACGGCCCCGATGTGGGGCTCGCACCCAATGACGCGCTTACGCTCGGCATGGCCATCCACGAGCTTGCGACCAATGCGGCAAAATACGGCGCGCTCAGCACGCCCGAGGGGCGGGTGAACGTCGAGTGGTATCTGGTGAATGAGGGCCTGATGCAATTGGAGTGGAGCGAAAGCGGGGGGCCTGCGGTTTCCGAACTGCGTGAGCCGGGCTTCGGCACCGAATTGATCGAGAAGATCGTCGCACATGAGCTCAAGCACCCCGTCGAACTCGTGTTTGCCGAGACCGGCGTCCGCTGCGTCCTGCGAATTCCTGTCCGGGTTAGAGGCGAGTTCCAGATCCGCGAGCTACCGCCTCGTACTGGTCACTGA
- a CDS encoding response regulator translates to MSLSEQVATNLPYLRRYARALTGSQATGDAFVRATLEAALADDDLKSTLENGRVPLYRAFNKVWSSAYLEVAGDDSGQTEHEAAANSRLGSITPLNRQALLLTTLEDFSVAQAAEIMDLEDETVQNLVREAISEIDAESATSVLIIEDEPLISMQLEDLVRSLGHDICGTAATRTQAKEVVAEKTPGLVLADIQLADGSSGLDAVDDILAIGSVPVIFITAYPERLLTGDRPEPTYLVTKPFQEQTVRTAISQALFFGSSRPLD, encoded by the coding sequence ATGTCACTAAGCGAACAGGTTGCTACTAATCTCCCCTATCTCCGCCGTTACGCCCGCGCGCTGACCGGCTCGCAGGCCACTGGCGATGCCTTCGTCAGGGCCACTCTCGAGGCCGCGCTTGCGGACGACGATCTTAAGTCCACCCTCGAGAACGGCAGGGTTCCACTCTATCGCGCCTTCAATAAGGTATGGTCGAGCGCCTATCTCGAAGTTGCCGGAGACGACAGCGGCCAGACCGAGCACGAGGCCGCTGCCAACTCGCGGCTTGGCTCCATTACACCGCTCAACCGTCAGGCTCTCCTGTTGACGACGCTTGAGGACTTCAGCGTCGCGCAAGCGGCAGAGATCATGGATCTCGAAGATGAGACGGTACAGAACCTCGTGCGGGAAGCGATTTCGGAAATCGACGCTGAGTCGGCGACGAGCGTTCTCATCATCGAAGATGAACCCTTGATCTCGATGCAGCTCGAAGACCTCGTCCGCTCGCTCGGGCACGATATCTGCGGCACCGCCGCAACCAGGACGCAGGCGAAGGAAGTGGTGGCCGAGAAGACCCCCGGTCTTGTCCTGGCCGACATCCAGCTTGCCGACGGATCATCCGGTCTCGATGCGGTTGACGACATACTTGCCATCGGCAGCGTCCCCGTCATCTTCATCACTGCATATCCGGAGCGACTGCTTACCGGCGATCGGCCCGAGCCTACCTATCTGGTCACCAAGCCATTTCAGGAGCAGACGGTACGTACCGCCATCAGCCAGGCGCTCTTTTTTGGATCGAGCCGACCGCTCGACTGA
- a CDS encoding Crp/Fnr family transcriptional regulator, with product MNRRAQAVACRNCPLQKQPRLRTLDERQIDYLQDFKRGEMSVEREGMVIEQGQFGPHLYTVLEGVLIRYRTLDDGRRQIVNFVFPGDLIGLQSAFEGPANHAVEALVEARLCMFERKSFPEFIGQHPRLAYDIVWLAAAEETQLEEHLVALGQRTAKERLVYLAVWLVDRAQISGISDKGNTLTLPITQSQVADMLGLSLVHTNRTLRALLDSGLVEWRPGEIHIPDMDAACEFAQYERDTELERPFI from the coding sequence ATGAACCGCCGTGCACAAGCTGTTGCCTGCCGCAACTGCCCGTTGCAGAAACAGCCACGCCTCCGCACGCTCGACGAGCGCCAGATCGACTATTTGCAGGACTTCAAGCGCGGCGAAATGTCGGTCGAGCGTGAGGGCATGGTCATCGAGCAGGGGCAATTCGGTCCGCACCTTTACACCGTGCTCGAAGGAGTACTGATCCGCTATCGTACCCTGGACGACGGCCGCAGGCAGATCGTCAACTTCGTGTTCCCCGGAGATCTCATCGGACTGCAATCGGCGTTCGAAGGCCCTGCCAATCACGCGGTCGAGGCGCTGGTGGAAGCGCGGCTGTGCATGTTCGAGCGCAAGAGCTTCCCGGAATTCATCGGCCAGCATCCGCGCCTTGCCTACGATATCGTATGGCTCGCAGCAGCAGAGGAAACGCAACTCGAAGAGCATCTGGTGGCGCTTGGCCAGCGGACCGCCAAGGAGCGATTGGTATATCTGGCCGTCTGGCTGGTCGACCGCGCCCAGATCAGTGGGATCAGCGACAAGGGCAACACGCTGACCTTGCCGATCACCCAGTCGCAGGTGGCAGACATGCTGGGGCTGTCGTTGGTTCACACGAACCGTACCCTGCGTGCCCTGCTCGACAGCGGGCTGGTCGAATGGCGCCCGGGCGAGATCCATATTCCCGACATGGATGCAGCCTGCGAGTTCGCGCAATACGAGCGCGACACCGAGCTCGAACGCCCCTTCATCTGA